A genomic region of Haliotis asinina isolate JCU_RB_2024 chromosome 1, JCU_Hal_asi_v2, whole genome shotgun sequence contains the following coding sequences:
- the LOC137272147 gene encoding sodium-dependent glucose transporter 1B-like, which produces MAEVTVETPPEVTVETREPVGVHPTVGEVTPVGVPPTPPTVTRLMDVMDAGQDPDVARDKTSLLQRIIVKFESTVFRRKLLYMVGLYLVSLSSGWIVGLKGPAFLDLQQITGVGTSKGAVFFTAAAVGGVVGNLVGGALYDRFNRYLVMFVSSFLYAVTCAIIPWCSVYWTMVMMFLLHELVMGAARSGMNVEVVEEWGDEGKPFMQALHFSFSLGATLSPFVLEPFLSEELEETTWTTTNYTFPPTRTISNTSNMVMTETAAPRTKSNIHYGFLIVAIPSGIFSFAFLIKYFLERNKGTSDVQRKYTRNDINNHEEEEGPVRKKRTLPRHLLVITLALFALFYFFLDEVEDTSPSFLAVFVVKQMNWTKKYGGRLSSAFWASYTAGRGIGIILINFFSHTKFFTICCVVLCTAQLGLLLSATYGFGIGIWISIVGIGLAISVVFPASLTWTEKELVQLSGKLMGVIYVALGLGGLANPQIIGVTMDLYSPMWYSYVLFAESFLFSITFLILVAFVKKVLSKRTHVIVQRAICE; this is translated from the exons atggccgaggtgacggtggagacccctcccgaggtgacggtggagaccagggaaccagtgggggTACACCCCacagtgggggaagtgaccccagtgggggtaccccccacaccccctacagtaaccag ACTGATGGACGTCATGGATGCAGGGCAAGACCCGGATGTGGCTCGGGACAAGACTTCCCTTCTGCAGCGCATCATCGTCAAGTTTGAAAGTACTGTGTTCAGAAGAAAACTCCTGTACATGGTTGGGCTGTATCTCGTGTCTTTGTCCTCT GGATGGATAGTTGGACTGAAGGGACCAGCCTTCCTTGACCTTCAGCAGATCACCGGAGTTGGCACAAGCAAGGGTGCCGTATTCTTCACAGCTGCAGCCGTCGGAGGTGTAGTTGGCAATTTGGTCGGTGGGGCCCTCTATGACAGATTCAACCGCTATTTGGTTATGTTTGTGTCATCGTTCCTGTATGCTGTGACGTGTGCCATCATCCCCTGGTGTTCTGTGTACTGGACGATGGTCATGATGTTCCTCTTACACGAGCTGGTTATGGGTGCTGCCAGGTCAG GTATGAATGTGGAGGTCGTGGAGGAGTGGGGCGACGAGGGCAAACCCTTCATGCAGGCTCTGCATTTCTCTTTCTCCCTCGGGGCAACACTCTCACCATTCGTCCTTGAGCCATTCCTTTCTGAAGAACTTGAAGAAACAACATGGACAACAACCAACTATACATTCCCTCCAACCAGAACCATTTCCAATACATCCAACATGGTCATGACTGAAACAGCAGCTCCCAGAACAAAAAGTAACATCCATTATGGCTTCCTCATTGTTGCAATTCCCTCGGGAATATTTTCATTCGCATTCCTCATCAAATACTTCCTCGAAAGAAACAAGGGTACAAGTGACGTTCAACGGAAGTACACACGAAACGACATCAATAACCACGAAGAGGAAGAGGGTCCTGTCAGGAAGAAGAGAACCCTCCCTCGACATCTTCTCGTCATCACCTTGGCACTCTTTGCTCTCTTCTACTTCTTCCTGGACGAGGTGGAGGACACCTCACCATCTTTCTTGGCTGTGTTTGTCGTGAAGCAGATGAACTGGACAAAGAAATATGGTGGACGCCTGTCTTCTGCCTTCTGGGCCTCCTACACAGCAGGGAGGGGGATTGGAATCATTCTCATCAACTTTTTCAGCCATACAAAGTTCTTCACAATCTGTTGTGTGGTTCTCTGCACGGCCCAGCTTGGTCTCCTCCTGTCAGCTACCTATGGATTTGGTATAGGAATTTGGATCAGCATTGTTGGTATTGGTCTGGCGATCTCAGTGGTGTTCCCTGCAAGTCTCACTTGGACAGAGAAGGAGCTGGTCCAACTCTCTGGGAAGTTGATGGGAGTTATTTATGTTGCCTTGGGTCTCGGTGGACTTGCAAACCCTCAGATCATTGGGGTTACTATGGATCTATACTCACCAATGTGGTACAGTTACGTTTTGTTTGCGGAGAGCTTCTTGTTTTCCATCACCTTCCTTATTCTGGTGGCGTTTGTGAAGAAGGTACTGTCGAAACGTACACATGTAATTGTACAAAGAGCAATATGTGAATAA